The following proteins come from a genomic window of Ignavibacteriales bacterium:
- a CDS encoding Wzz/FepE/Etk N-terminal domain-containing protein encodes MSDQLNNQESNVKAGNTFFEFLTVTVKYRWFLFLFVFLITAGATGYALLVPKWFLATASVLPAEKTDLLSSITGLSNLAKGFSASKGLAALTGRNSESDKYVAILKSATVTDDVIKKFDLKKEYDREDDYYEKVVKDWQSNFILEIQDEGNLTISVLDKDANKAAEIANYLVLRLNEISTVLGVQNAKANREFVEKRYFQSVNDIANLETSMKLFQQKYGVIAVPEQIEATVKSMSSIYVDLYKKEIELNVLKQTYGNDHPMTSNAQIELNELQKKINQLNAGTDSSQKDVNLLIPFKKAPELGNEYLKIFRNLEIQYKILEFIQPLYEQAKIEEVRNTPSVLVLDRATPPDRKAKPKGTIYALVSFVSSILVGFFFVFLKELFIKFKKTDPEKHHYIFSQLRSDLSKLPFTKKANR; translated from the coding sequence ATGAGCGACCAACTGAACAATCAAGAAAGCAACGTAAAAGCTGGAAACACTTTTTTTGAATTTTTAACCGTGACGGTAAAATACCGCTGGTTCCTCTTTTTATTTGTATTTTTAATAACCGCAGGTGCAACTGGATATGCTTTACTTGTGCCTAAATGGTTTTTAGCAACCGCTTCCGTACTTCCGGCAGAAAAGACAGATTTACTATCTTCCATTACTGGGCTTTCAAATCTTGCTAAAGGATTTTCGGCTTCCAAAGGATTAGCGGCATTAACCGGAAGAAATTCAGAATCCGATAAATACGTTGCAATACTCAAAAGCGCTACAGTTACAGACGATGTAATTAAAAAATTCGATCTAAAAAAGGAATACGATAGAGAAGACGATTACTACGAGAAAGTAGTAAAAGATTGGCAGTCAAATTTTATTTTGGAAATTCAAGATGAAGGCAATTTGACAATTTCAGTGCTCGATAAAGATGCAAATAAAGCTGCTGAGATTGCTAATTATCTTGTCTTAAGACTAAATGAAATTAGTACTGTATTGGGAGTCCAGAATGCGAAAGCAAATAGAGAATTTGTTGAAAAGAGATACTTCCAAAGTGTAAATGATATTGCAAATCTTGAAACAAGTATGAAGTTATTTCAGCAGAAATACGGAGTGATAGCTGTTCCCGAACAAATTGAGGCTACTGTTAAATCAATGTCGAGCATTTATGTCGATCTATATAAAAAAGAAATTGAATTAAATGTGTTGAAACAAACTTACGGCAATGATCATCCTATGACATCCAATGCACAAATCGAATTGAATGAGCTGCAGAAAAAAATTAATCAATTAAATGCCGGCACTGATTCATCACAAAAAGATGTTAACCTTTTAATTCCATTCAAGAAAGCACCGGAACTTGGCAACGAGTATCTGAAAATATTCCGCAATTTAGAGATTCAATACAAAATCCTTGAATTTATTCAACCTCTTTACGAACAAGCAAAAATTGAGGAAGTGCGGAACACTCCTTCTGTTTTGGTGCTTGATAGAGCTACTCCGCCGGATAGAAAGGCAAAACCAAAAGGAACAATCTATGCGCTTGTTTCATTTGTCTCGTCAATTCTTGTCGGTTTCTTTTTTGTCTTTCTGAAAGAATTATTTATAAAATTTAAGAAAACAGATCCTGAAAAGCATCACTATATTTTTTCACAATTGAGATCGGATCTTTCAAAGCTGCCGTTCACTAAAAAGGCGAATCGTTAA
- a CDS encoding flippase produces the protein MRIRKNSLYSTLSITSRLIANVVVFWVLARYYGPAIFGKFTFAHTLTLIFILFADFGIDVLLTNEIARNRNNAIQIFRQYFSLKLIFTLLALSGMLLFVLFNNLDLQSRSLLLIFSLYVVFNTLSNFLFAFFKGYEKLEYEMKVSLFVNICLFIFTLILIVIKANILYVAGVFVITRFLGFALGLKYSFIVEKNISYKLVFGGFGEIKDKVLVFGLHLFFNYLFFQLDTILLALWKGDYDVGIYQSAFKLILIPLVIPDILTNTLTPVLARFNIENQIQWKRLGNIMNKVLFIIGLPISIILFVSSEQIINIIYGSKNYWQAIPVLRVFAIILFIRFNLEAFALNLTTSNRQNIRMYVVIIATLLNFVLNYFIIPVYGAFGAVTVSLITNCFVGFIYFVVTIPSFNKSVMNFKTWFVFIMSMGLSLLLWLFKSVTIFLIAPTVIIIFILIGYFYFFTKEEKKLILPKGSEFLAIKSRFF, from the coding sequence ATGAGAATTCGTAAGAACTCTCTTTACTCAACTCTTTCAATTACTTCACGGTTGATTGCTAATGTTGTCGTTTTTTGGGTATTGGCAAGGTATTATGGCCCAGCCATATTTGGTAAATTTACATTTGCTCATACTCTAACATTAATCTTTATACTTTTTGCGGATTTTGGAATTGATGTTCTTTTAACTAATGAAATAGCTAGAAATAGAAATAATGCGATTCAGATATTTCGACAATACTTTTCATTAAAATTGATTTTTACCTTGCTTGCATTATCGGGGATGTTGTTATTTGTTTTGTTCAATAATCTTGATCTGCAATCTAGAAGCCTGCTATTAATTTTTAGTTTATATGTTGTATTCAATACTCTATCTAATTTCCTATTCGCTTTTTTTAAAGGATATGAAAAATTAGAATACGAGATGAAAGTATCGCTATTCGTAAATATTTGTTTGTTTATTTTTACTTTGATTTTAATTGTAATAAAAGCAAATATATTATATGTCGCTGGCGTTTTTGTTATTACTCGATTTCTCGGTTTTGCTCTTGGACTGAAGTATTCTTTTATAGTTGAAAAGAATATATCCTATAAACTTGTATTCGGTGGCTTCGGAGAAATAAAAGATAAAGTACTTGTTTTTGGACTTCACCTTTTTTTTAATTATTTGTTTTTTCAGTTGGATACAATACTTTTGGCGTTGTGGAAAGGTGATTATGATGTTGGGATTTATCAATCTGCCTTTAAGCTGATCTTAATTCCATTAGTTATTCCAGATATATTAACGAATACATTAACTCCGGTGCTGGCTCGTTTCAATATAGAAAATCAAATCCAATGGAAAAGACTTGGAAACATTATGAATAAGGTCTTATTCATAATTGGGTTACCGATTTCAATTATACTGTTTGTTTCATCCGAGCAAATAATAAATATTATTTATGGTTCAAAGAATTATTGGCAGGCAATTCCAGTGCTTCGTGTATTTGCAATTATTCTTTTTATTAGATTCAATTTAGAAGCATTTGCACTAAATTTAACTACTTCTAATCGCCAAAATATTCGCATGTATGTTGTTATTATTGCAACACTTCTAAACTTTGTTCTTAATTATTTTATAATACCAGTTTATGGAGCTTTTGGAGCAGTAACTGTTTCTCTTATTACCAACTGTTTTGTCGGCTTTATATATTTTGTTGTAACTATTCCATCTTTTAATAAATCAGTCATGAACTTCAAAACATGGTTTGTGTTTATTATGTCGATGGGATTGTCTTTATTATTATGGTTATTTAAATCTGTGACAATATTTTTAATAGCTCCAACGGTAATAATTATATTCATCTTGATCGGTTATTTTTATTTTTTCACGAAGGAAGAAAAAAAATTGATTTTGCCTAAAGGGTCAGAATTCCTAGCTATAAAGTCACGGTTTTTCTAA
- a CDS encoding glycosyltransferase family 9 protein, which produces MVVKTDCLFFRGDVPCKPHKQYAVHCEDCPYFKKYTKNILIIKLGAIGDVIRTTPLFTRLQNEHPDAKFYWLTHTPIVVPQEVHTILKFNFESVLFLKSVSFDLLINLDKDKEACSLASQLTAKKKMGFILKDGLPQPVDHNAEHKYLTGLFDDLNKANKKNYLEEIFEICGLDYKGEKYILDTFEEFGLKWQIDTTKKVIGLNTGCGGRWVSRLWPEKNWIQLVKELLVSGFEVILLGGEQEDEKNKRIAECTGAKYFGHFSLETFINLVDKCDLVVTGVTMAMHITLALNKKIVLFNNIFNKNEFELFGLGKILEPTKECKCFFTPSCKNDEYFCMDTIEVGRVFGSIKESISN; this is translated from the coding sequence ATGGTTGTAAAAACCGATTGCCTTTTCTTCCGCGGAGACGTTCCGTGTAAACCTCATAAGCAATATGCAGTACATTGTGAAGATTGCCCATACTTTAAAAAGTACACTAAAAATATTTTAATCATTAAACTCGGTGCTATTGGTGATGTAATCAGAACAACACCGCTCTTCACAAGACTTCAGAATGAACACCCGGATGCTAAATTTTACTGGTTAACACACACACCGATAGTTGTTCCTCAAGAAGTTCATACAATTCTAAAATTTAATTTTGAATCGGTCTTATTTCTAAAGTCTGTTTCATTTGATCTCTTAATCAATCTGGATAAGGATAAAGAAGCCTGCTCGCTTGCAAGTCAACTAACGGCTAAGAAAAAGATGGGCTTCATTTTAAAAGACGGACTTCCTCAGCCCGTAGATCATAATGCTGAACATAAATATTTAACCGGGCTTTTTGATGATCTAAACAAAGCAAATAAAAAAAATTATCTCGAAGAAATATTTGAAATTTGCGGTTTGGATTACAAAGGTGAAAAATATATTCTTGATACTTTTGAAGAATTTGGTCTTAAATGGCAAATTGACACAACAAAAAAAGTTATCGGATTAAATACCGGTTGCGGCGGTCGTTGGGTCTCTCGTCTTTGGCCTGAGAAGAATTGGATTCAACTTGTAAAAGAATTATTGGTTAGCGGATTCGAAGTTATACTGCTTGGCGGTGAACAGGAAGATGAGAAGAATAAGCGAATCGCCGAATGCACAGGTGCCAAATATTTTGGTCATTTTTCTTTAGAGACATTTATAAATCTTGTAGATAAGTGCGATCTCGTTGTAACGGGCGTAACGATGGCGATGCATATCACATTAGCTCTCAACAAAAAAATTGTTCTTTTCAACAATATTTTCAACAAAAATGAGTTCGAACTGTTTGGTTTGGGAAAGATTTTAGAACCAACAAAAGAATGCAAATGTTTTTTTACTCCAAGTTGTAAAAATGATGAATATTTTTGTATGGATACAATTGAGGTTGGAAGAGTATTTGGTTCAATCAAGGAATCAATCTCAAATTAA
- a CDS encoding O-antigen ligase yields the protein MTVISFICISIFLLFTLSLFKKDSDIFSPARLFIIIWSMAIGLTELKFSRFQIQWTSYSWIMLFLSLTSMLIGMFIVYVINIDKPIKKLDQIRKSIINNSINSRLLFRYINILGIMYLLSFAISFVVIGYVPLFTSLPDVTRTKWGIFGFGLFIQSLPSILYLIILYSFIVKGELKRKIVLAVLFLLSVVTYLLLLQRYYIVFSLIISGVAIYYGLRKLKTKNVISIILILSFILYGVSTLRLSRYALNFLYYLSRMKFDVKYSIFTEPYMYVAMNLENFANAVNKLDRFSYGIFSFDFVLALTGLKHTLSEYLHIFDYPHLITNNYNTYTMFFIYYRDFGIIGLGFIPLFLGMAISTSYYKMRRNPNLNTISMYAICVFVILFSFFVPIISFLHFAFNLFLIYLITKLVMVSNTTLEK from the coding sequence ATGACAGTCATATCCTTCATATGTATATCAATTTTTCTTTTATTTACACTCTCTTTGTTTAAGAAAGATTCTGATATTTTTTCTCCAGCCAGATTATTTATTATAATTTGGTCAATGGCCATCGGATTAACAGAATTAAAATTTAGTAGATTTCAAATCCAGTGGACAAGTTATAGTTGGATTATGTTGTTCCTTTCATTAACCTCAATGTTAATCGGAATGTTTATTGTCTATGTAATTAATATTGACAAACCCATTAAGAAATTAGATCAAATTCGGAAATCGATTATTAATAATTCAATCAATTCCAGATTGCTTTTTCGTTATATAAATATTTTGGGAATAATGTACTTACTTTCGTTTGCAATTTCATTTGTAGTTATTGGATATGTCCCTTTGTTTACAAGTCTACCTGATGTAACGCGAACAAAATGGGGAATTTTTGGATTTGGACTCTTCATACAATCACTGCCGAGTATACTATACCTAATTATACTTTATAGTTTTATAGTAAAAGGGGAACTCAAAAGGAAAATTGTTTTAGCTGTATTGTTCTTATTAAGTGTTGTAACCTATCTTCTCTTATTACAAAGGTATTACATAGTATTTTCACTGATAATTTCGGGTGTTGCCATCTATTATGGATTGAGAAAATTGAAGACAAAAAACGTTATTAGCATTATCCTCATTCTTAGTTTTATTCTTTATGGAGTATCTACATTAAGGTTGAGCAGATATGCTCTTAATTTTCTTTATTATTTGAGCCGTATGAAATTTGATGTCAAGTATTCCATTTTCACAGAACCATATATGTACGTAGCAATGAACCTGGAGAATTTTGCAAATGCAGTAAATAAACTTGATAGATTTAGTTATGGAATATTTTCATTTGATTTTGTTTTAGCTCTTACGGGATTGAAACATACTTTAAGCGAATACTTACATATTTTTGATTACCCACATTTGATAACAAACAATTATAATACGTATACAATGTTTTTTATATACTACAGAGATTTTGGTATTATTGGTTTAGGATTCATCCCTCTTTTTCTGGGTATGGCTATTTCTACATCTTATTATAAAATGAGACGTAATCCAAATCTCAATACAATATCCATGTATGCTATTTGTGTATTTGTCATTCTCTTTTCTTTCTTTGTTCCCATAATTAGTTTTCTTCATTTTGCTTTTAATCTATTTCTAATTTATTTAATTACAAAACTGGTAATGGTGTCTAATACCACGCTCGAAAAGTAA
- a CDS encoding glycosyltransferase, whose translation MKILIITTQIPFPPFRGDKLKIFNICKILVKRNEVKVVTFLRKSSEARYVEELKEKGINVEVVKFPYFKSILNLFRSVISAVPFQVSAFYSKKMQSKIFELTSVEKYDVIYFHLINTAQYLPFINDIDALKVIDFTDALSLYLTRYLDYVKNPIKKMIYKLELGRIIRYEKTAKSFDTLFICSDVDKDFLARQKIHDNIQCLLNGFDENAFKYEFIQAERFRIVFSGNMPYFPNQDAALYFVKEIFPIVLLKVPTAKFYIVGQNPPKEILDLQSENIIVTGFVSDIKKEYLLSEVNVAPIRIGAGTPNKIIESLALGIPTVATSMSVNGFPDELKKFVFTADTPELFAARIIDIFNDGSIRGRLMKEGSELVHRLLGWNRIVENFEDYLNERVEIKREK comes from the coding sequence GTGAAGATATTAATCATAACTACACAAATCCCCTTCCCTCCTTTTAGAGGAGATAAATTAAAGATTTTTAATATTTGTAAAATACTTGTTAAGAGAAATGAGGTCAAAGTTGTAACATTTTTAAGGAAATCTTCCGAAGCGAGATATGTAGAAGAGCTTAAGGAAAAAGGTATTAATGTGGAAGTAGTAAAATTTCCTTATTTCAAATCAATACTAAATTTATTTCGATCGGTCATTTCTGCTGTTCCTTTTCAGGTGTCAGCATTTTATTCAAAAAAAATGCAATCAAAAATCTTTGAATTGACGTCGGTAGAAAAATATGATGTTATCTATTTTCACTTAATAAATACAGCACAATATTTGCCATTTATAAATGACATAGACGCTTTGAAAGTGATTGATTTTACGGATGCACTATCGCTTTACTTAACAAGGTATTTAGACTATGTAAAAAATCCCATTAAGAAGATGATATACAAATTGGAGTTAGGGAGAATAATTCGATATGAAAAAACAGCTAAATCTTTTGATACTCTTTTTATTTGTTCAGACGTTGATAAAGACTTTCTGGCAAGACAAAAAATTCATGATAATATACAATGTTTATTAAACGGATTTGATGAGAATGCATTCAAATATGAATTTATTCAGGCTGAAAGATTCAGAATCGTTTTTTCCGGTAATATGCCATATTTCCCGAACCAAGATGCCGCATTATATTTTGTAAAAGAAATATTTCCAATTGTACTGCTAAAAGTACCAACTGCCAAATTTTATATTGTTGGACAAAATCCTCCCAAAGAAATTTTAGATTTGCAATCAGAGAATATTATTGTGACCGGATTTGTATCTGATATCAAGAAGGAGTATTTACTTAGTGAAGTAAATGTGGCGCCAATTCGTATTGGTGCTGGTACTCCAAATAAAATAATCGAGTCATTGGCTCTTGGAATTCCAACAGTAGCTACTTCAATGTCGGTAAATGGATTTCCCGATGAATTAAAGAAGTTTGTCTTTACAGCGGATACACCAGAACTTTTCGCTGCCAGGATTATTGATATTTTTAATGATGGATCAATTCGTGGAAGATTGATGAAAGAGGGGAGTGAATTAGTCCACCGTCTTCTTGGATGGAATAGAATAGTAGAAAATTTTGAAGATTATTTGAACGAGCGTGTTGAAATAAAAAGAGAAAAATAA
- a CDS encoding FkbM family methyltransferase, protein MNILRFIKFGMKFVLPPDIFLRILVWKRGYPEPELRLIPYLCDKSKVSIDVGASEGLYTTHMCLHSKRCIAFEPRVNAAKDLERLLSGLNPPIQIETTALSNRAGIANLKVFPAEVGRSTIEHENHIEKYGNIDSVTVPVKRLDDFEFTEAIGCIKIDVEGHEESVLLGAHLLLSSNHPIILIEMEERHKLGTIKKVISLLQQYGYNGFFYENEHLEKIEFFENNIHQNISNVEKKGKYINNFIFFTNESRNRIQHLLR, encoded by the coding sequence ATGAACATCTTGCGTTTTATTAAGTTTGGAATGAAATTCGTTTTACCGCCTGATATTTTTTTGCGGATATTAGTTTGGAAGCGCGGTTATCCAGAACCAGAATTAAGGTTAATTCCTTACTTGTGTGACAAATCAAAAGTTTCGATTGATGTAGGTGCGTCCGAAGGATTGTATACAACTCATATGTGTTTACATTCAAAAAGGTGCATCGCATTCGAACCTCGAGTTAATGCGGCAAAAGATTTGGAAAGACTTTTATCTGGCTTGAATCCACCAATACAAATTGAAACAACGGCTTTATCAAATAGAGCTGGAATTGCCAACTTGAAAGTTTTTCCTGCTGAGGTAGGACGTAGCACCATTGAGCATGAGAATCATATAGAAAAATACGGAAATATTGATAGTGTAACCGTGCCTGTTAAGAGACTTGATGACTTCGAATTTACAGAGGCAATTGGTTGCATAAAGATCGATGTTGAAGGTCACGAGGAATCAGTTTTACTTGGTGCCCATCTGTTGCTCTCCAGTAACCATCCGATAATACTGATCGAAATGGAAGAAAGACACAAATTGGGAACGATCAAAAAGGTTATTTCATTATTACAACAGTATGGTTATAATGGATTTTTTTATGAAAATGAACATTTAGAAAAGATAGAATTTTTCGAAAATAATATTCATCAAAATATTTCTAATGTTGAGAAAAAAGGAAAGTATATAAATAATTTCATTTTTTTTACTAATGAATCCAGGAATAGAATTCAACACCTTTTACGGTAG
- a CDS encoding class I SAM-dependent methyltransferase: MGKFFIPNQFKKIYKEYSHKTFSLLDVGCGNHSAQKAKQWFQNCKYYGIDKACCNNDNLDFSLMEKYYEIDLENEIEKLDNIPNNYFDVIICSHVIEHIPNGIEVINRLTKKIKVFGRIYIEFPSVKSLSLPSMQDTLHFCDDPTHVRIYSIQELANELLKNNFGIIKAATRRDLKRIIFTPLVLILDWWKTRRLVAYGLWDILGFADYIYAEKRNS, translated from the coding sequence ATGGGAAAATTCTTTATACCAAATCAGTTTAAAAAGATATATAAAGAGTATAGTCATAAAACCTTTTCCTTGTTGGATGTTGGTTGCGGCAATCATTCGGCACAAAAGGCTAAACAGTGGTTTCAAAATTGTAAATATTATGGTATAGATAAAGCTTGTTGCAATAATGATAATCTGGATTTTTCATTAATGGAAAAATACTACGAAATTGATCTTGAAAACGAAATTGAAAAACTTGATAATATCCCCAACAATTATTTTGACGTTATCATTTGTAGTCATGTTATAGAGCATATACCAAATGGGATAGAAGTTATCAATAGATTAACTAAGAAAATAAAAGTATTTGGAAGAATTTATATAGAGTTTCCTTCAGTAAAATCGTTATCTCTCCCTAGCATGCAGGATACTCTCCATTTTTGTGATGACCCTACTCATGTGAGAATTTATAGCATTCAGGAATTAGCCAATGAACTTCTTAAAAATAATTTTGGAATAATAAAAGCTGCCACACGCAGGGATTTGAAAAGAATAATATTTACTCCATTAGTATTGATACTTGATTGGTGGAAAACTCGTCGATTAGTGGCTTATGGCTTGTGGGATATTTTAGGTTTTGCGGATTATATTTATGCGGAGAAACGTAATTCATAA
- a CDS encoding glycosyltransferase family 4 protein produces the protein MKLLHINSYDRKGGAETIFNITRCNLISAENYSGFVKLKDSPEVPDISFTSWEVDNKILGSFNYIFSIHNYFLLKNFLNKESIDIIHLHGFFASISPSILLAIKKIKKNNHIRVIQTLHDFHLICPNASLYNYANNNICEKCIGKKYKFFIFKDKCDRRGRIHSILKGIRSLVANNILGHRDIIDQFISPSDFLKHKMIEDGIDEKKIIVIRNPIINYMTKSDSKKENLICYFGRFSKEKNLEFLIAAFSLWKMKTNNDFRLLLIGEGEEENKLRELAKTSNCNDSIVFKKFVQNEELVNNIKLAKYFCMTSSWYENAPLSILEALSLNIIPIVPNIGGMDESIRLFNIGRTYESGNYDSFLDSITTLETSYDLILEELRQKKEDISKCISLKNYHEGLSVIYTKLLTHD, from the coding sequence TTGAAATTATTACATATCAATAGTTATGATAGAAAGGGGGGCGCAGAAACTATTTTCAATATTACTCGATGCAATTTAATTAGTGCCGAGAATTACTCAGGCTTTGTTAAACTCAAGGACTCCCCAGAAGTCCCAGATATATCTTTCACAAGTTGGGAAGTTGATAACAAGATTTTAGGCTCTTTTAACTATATTTTTTCGATTCATAATTATTTTCTTCTTAAAAATTTCCTTAACAAAGAATCAATCGACATTATTCATCTCCATGGATTTTTTGCTTCAATATCACCCTCAATACTTCTTGCCATAAAAAAAATAAAAAAAAATAATCATATCAGAGTTATACAGACATTACATGATTTTCATTTGATTTGCCCCAATGCAAGCTTATACAACTATGCAAATAATAATATTTGCGAAAAATGTATTGGTAAAAAATATAAATTTTTTATTTTTAAAGATAAATGTGATAGAAGAGGAAGAATACATTCGATTCTCAAGGGAATTCGAAGTTTAGTTGCAAATAATATATTGGGACATCGGGATATTATCGATCAATTTATTTCTCCAAGTGATTTTCTGAAACATAAAATGATTGAAGACGGAATTGATGAGAAAAAAATTATTGTCATCAGAAATCCAATTATTAACTATATGACAAAATCTGATTCAAAGAAAGAGAATCTCATATGCTATTTTGGCAGATTTTCAAAAGAAAAAAATTTGGAATTTCTTATTGCTGCATTTTCTCTTTGGAAAATGAAAACAAACAACGATTTTCGATTACTTCTGATTGGTGAAGGCGAAGAAGAAAATAAATTAAGAGAGCTTGCTAAAACTTCGAATTGCAATGACAGCATTGTCTTTAAGAAATTTGTTCAAAACGAGGAACTTGTAAACAATATTAAATTAGCAAAATATTTTTGTATGACTTCCTCTTGGTATGAAAACGCGCCACTTTCAATTCTTGAAGCATTATCATTGAATATTATTCCCATTGTACCAAATATTGGTGGGATGGATGAGAGTATAAGATTATTTAATATTGGGAGAACTTATGAATCCGGCAATTACGATTCATTTCTCGATTCAATTACAACATTAGAAACAAGTTATGATCTGATACTTGAAGAATTAAGACAGAAAAAAGAAGATATATCTAAATGTATTTCTTTGAAAAATTATCATGAAGGGTTATCAGTAATTTACACTAAGTTATTAACACATGATTAA
- a CDS encoding SLBB domain-containing protein — MKKILIVITLLVTSLSFAQQNEQQSLKQSNLSMLQPITVTVGGDFIVNGSFPAVKSERLDQFITTLYTEAQQRALSSLNQLETIKQVEKEISRYALRDITLKRSNGEVVIIDLLKFRLTADFKFNPYLMNDDVIIFPSYDNDRNIVDINGAVNKPTKFQFVEGDNLSDAILFAGGINAAYDNIKTAEISRLNSSGDKEEIISIDINSNFPLKYGDRIRIMADQNQKKVFKALVLGEVKNPGYVYLKQNGSLLGEVIQKAGGFTSNADLTRSEVIRNYNAVEMLKKYQLTEDYLNSPDKLLLPETQLKMQQMQDALTLLRTNNLQLEDTLFFNIDNQLRVLRGESLVDFTKLSDPQSDESNFIVRDGDMVIVPQPFNYVYVFGQVSKFGYVKHAEGKNYKYYVEKAGGKTEMAREDDDEIVVIKGKGKAWITEDKEKLKIEPGDYVFVPKIIPRNFNYYLSRVSGIAGTIGSVATIILLLIQFGK; from the coding sequence ATGAAAAAAATACTTATTGTAATTACTTTACTTGTGACTTCGCTTTCATTTGCTCAGCAGAATGAACAGCAGTCATTAAAACAGTCTAACCTTTCAATGCTACAGCCTATTACGGTAACTGTCGGAGGAGATTTTATTGTGAACGGCTCATTCCCGGCTGTAAAATCCGAAAGGCTTGATCAATTCATAACCACTCTTTACACCGAGGCTCAGCAAAGAGCACTCAGCTCTCTAAACCAGCTTGAAACGATTAAACAGGTTGAGAAAGAAATTTCTAGATATGCTTTAAGAGATATTACTTTAAAACGATCGAACGGAGAGGTTGTAATAATCGATTTGCTCAAGTTCAGATTAACCGCGGATTTTAAATTTAATCCATACTTGATGAACGATGATGTAATCATATTTCCATCATATGATAACGATAGAAATATAGTCGATATCAACGGTGCAGTAAACAAACCCACAAAGTTTCAGTTTGTTGAGGGTGATAATCTCTCTGACGCAATACTTTTTGCCGGCGGAATTAATGCGGCTTATGACAATATCAAAACAGCAGAAATTTCTCGTCTGAATTCTTCAGGAGATAAAGAGGAAATTATTTCAATAGATATAAATAGTAATTTCCCATTGAAATACGGTGACAGAATTAGAATTATGGCCGATCAAAATCAGAAAAAAGTTTTTAAAGCTCTTGTTCTTGGCGAAGTTAAAAATCCGGGTTATGTTTATTTGAAACAAAATGGCTCTTTATTAGGTGAAGTAATTCAAAAAGCGGGCGGATTTACATCCAATGCAGATCTGACTCGCTCTGAAGTTATTCGAAATTATAACGCAGTCGAAATGCTTAAAAAATATCAGCTTACGGAAGATTATCTGAATAGTCCTGATAAACTACTTCTCCCCGAAACCCAGTTAAAAATGCAGCAGATGCAAGACGCGTTAACTTTATTAAGAACAAATAATCTTCAACTTGAAGACACATTATTTTTTAATATAGACAATCAGTTGAGAGTCTTACGGGGTGAAAGCCTTGTAGATTTTACAAAATTATCCGATCCGCAATCTGATGAAAGCAATTTCATAGTTAGAGATGGAGATATGGTCATTGTCCCTCAACCTTTTAATTATGTCTATGTATTTGGACAAGTTTCAAAATTTGGTTATGTAAAACATGCCGAAGGAAAAAATTATAAATATTATGTTGAGAAAGCTGGCGGTAAAACAGAAATGGCACGAGAAGATGATGATGAAATTGTTGTGATAAAAGGAAAAGGAAAAGCGTGGATCACAGAGGATAAAGAAAAATTAAAAATTGAACCAGGCGATTATGTCTTCGTTCCCAAAATCATTCCCCGAAATTTTAATTATTACTTGTCAAGGGTAAGTGGTATTGCAGGAACTATAGGAAGTGTGGCAACCATTATATTACTGCTAATACAGTTTGGAAAATAG